Genomic window (Bradyrhizobium sp. 186):
CGTTGATCGACGAGATCGAGATGACACGCCCGAACTTGCGCGCACGCATGCCTTCGATCACCTGGCGCGTCATGTTGAACAGCGAGCCGAGATTGGTGTTGATGACGGCGTTCCACTGATCGAGCGTCATCTTGTGGAAGGCGGTGTCGCGGGTGATGCCTGCATTGTTGACGAGCACCTCGACGGGACCGAGATCGGCCTCGACCTTCTTGACGCCTTCCGCGCAGGCATCGAACGACGCGACGTCCCATTTGTAGACGGCGATGCCCGTCTCGGCCTTGAACTTCTCTGCAGCCGCGTCATTGCCGGCGTAGCTCGCCGCAACCTTGTAGCCCGCCGCCTTCAGCGCCTTGCTGATCGCCGCTCCGATGCCCCGCGTACCACCCGTCACCAATGCAACACGTGCCATATCGTATTCCTTCCCTTGGACTCTTCGGACGTTTCTGAGAGATCGTTTTTAGATACGGATTAT
Coding sequences:
- the phbB gene encoding acetoacetyl-CoA reductase → MARVALVTGGTRGIGAAISKALKAAGYKVAASYAGNDAAAEKFKAETGIAVYKWDVASFDACAEGVKKVEADLGPVEVLVNNAGITRDTAFHKMTLDQWNAVINTNLGSLFNMTRQVIEGMRARKFGRVISISSINGQKGQFGQVNYSAAKAGDIGFTKALAIENAKGGITVNAIAPGYINTEMVQAVPKDVLEKNVIPQIPVNRLGEPEEIARAVVFLAADEAGFITGSTLTINGGQYHA